In a genomic window of Prosthecobacter sp. SYSU 5D2:
- a CDS encoding phosphopantetheine-binding protein has protein sequence MSDTLNTIVEIIREAVPGVEIDPAADGDRTLKELGIDSLDKMSLLLGVQEKWNLEFSEAEIAELNTINDICRKVS, from the coding sequence ATGAGCGACACTCTGAACACGATTGTAGAAATCATCCGCGAAGCCGTCCCTGGCGTTGAAATCGATCCCGCTGCCGATGGCGACCGCACGCTCAAGGAGCTGGGCATTGACTCCCTGGACAAGATGTCCCTGCTGCTGGGCGTCCAGGAAAAATGGAACCTGGAATTCAGCGAGGCTGAAATCGCCGAGCTGAACACCATCAACGACATCTGCCGGAAGGTCAGCTAA